The following coding sequences are from one Dreissena polymorpha isolate Duluth1 chromosome 8, UMN_Dpol_1.0, whole genome shotgun sequence window:
- the LOC127842608 gene encoding uncharacterized protein LOC127842608, with translation MADVEGFREEATRIIHSLCRNLMTQDTDANLCEASLITLTALSRNARRMCTRYPIFERLCEIIDSLMSTIEERKRTLQPLVGFFAAKQTTTRGRPLYVISREQLEYLVEAGFKRRAIASLLQVSDSVIKRSLRSYGISIRGRYSSISNEELDNLVREITDGNQTLGQQMVQGHLQSLGHRVQRQRVADSLIRVDEAAVAMRWCHSIRRRVYNVAGPNSLWHIDGNHKLIRWGFVIHGGIDGFSRMCVFLQAATNNKATTMTKAFMTGTQCYGVPSRVRSDHGLENTGVGAFMIAHRGPRRGSFITGRSVHNQRIERMWRDLFASATNVFHGLFSHLEESGQLDLTNPVHMWCLHHVFVPRVQRALDIFREGWNCHRLSSERGRTPTQLYIEGMMRQAGQGHRGIDDMVFRAPEEDIQDHTEYGIDDEVEVAPREDMITNVSNVDCPLNEQDFTRLTQTLNIESDHQGVDCFLACVEFCNSV, from the exons atggCGGACGTCGAAGGTTTTCGAGAAGAAGCAACTCGCATTATTCACTCTTTATGTAGAAATTTAATGACGCAAGATACAGATGCAAATTTGTGTGAAGCTAGTCTTATCACTTTGACAGCATTAAGTCGGAATGCACGACGTATGTGTACCCGTTATCCCATTTTTGAACGGTTGTGTGAGATTATCGACTCGTTGATGTCGACAATTGAAGAGCGAAAGAG GACGCTGCAGCCTCTCGTTGGTTTCTTCGCCGCAAAACAGACTACAACCAGAGGCAGACCACTTTACGTCATTAGTCGAGAGCAGCTGGAGTATCTAGTTGAAGCAGGCTTCAAACGAAGAGCTATTGCTAGTCTGCTTCAGGTGTCAGATTCTGTTATTAAGCGCAGCCTCAG gtcatATGGTATAAGCATCAGAGGAAGGTACTCAAGCATCTCCAACGAGGAACTTGACAATCTGGTCCGAGAGATAACAGATGGCAATCAGACACTTGGGCAACAAATGGTTCAGGGACATCTTCAGAGTCTAGGACATCGGGTTCAAAGACAACGTGTTGCTGACAGTCTGATCCGGGTTGACGAAGCAGCTGTAGCCATGCGATGGTGTCACTCGATTCGGCGAAGGGTGTACAATGTTGCTGGTCCAAACTCATTGTGGCACATAGATGGAAACCACAAATTGATAAG atgGGGTTTTGTCATACACGGAGGCATTGATGGCTTCTCGCGGATGTGTGTTTTCCTCCAAGCTGCAACCAACAACAAGGCTACCACGATGACAAAAGCCTTCATGACAGGCACCCAGTGCTATGGTGTCCCATCAAGAGTCCGCAGCGATCACGGGCTGGAAAATACCGGCGTTGGGGCGTTTATGATAGCGCATCGTGGACCTCGTCGGGGTTCTTTCATCACGGGAAGGAGCGTCCACAATCAGCGGATTGAACGCATGTGGCGTGACCTGTTTGCCAGTGCAACAAACGTGTTTCACGGATTGTTTTCACATCTTGAGGAGTCTGGACAGTTGGATTTGACAAATCCAGTGCACATGTGGTGCCTTCATCACGTGTTTGTGCCTCGTGTCCAGCGAGCGTTAGACATATTCCGTGAGGGCTGGAACTGCCACAGGTTGAGCAGTGAAAGAGGTAGAACCCCCACACAGCTCTACATTGAGGGTATGATGCGCCAAGCTGGACAGGGTCATAGGGGCATCGACGACATGGTGTTCCGTGCTCCGGAGGAAGACATCCAAGACCATACTGAATATGGTATTGACGATGAGGTCGAGGTAGCCCCCCGAGAAGACATGATCACCAATGTGTCAAATGTAGACTGTCCTCTGAATGAGCAGGACTTCACAAGACTAACACAAACTTTGAACATTGAGAGTGACCACCAGGGTGTGGATTGTTTCTTGGCATGTGTTGAGTTTTGCAATTCTGTGTAG